The Nitrososphaerota archaeon genome has a segment encoding these proteins:
- a CDS encoding aminomethyl-transferring glycine dehydrogenase subunit GcvPA, translating to MVRHLKHSYAGDKKSSLRNSLKSPFFTAVAEMKAKQLLPNLDDETIAKMLSVIGLKSIDDLFLDIPRDLKLTRELNIPSGMSEMEIERHMQELLARNYVKPTLNFLGAGAYYHYVPAVVEQIIGRSEFYTAYTPYQPEISQGMLQSLFEYQSLICNLTQMDAANSSMYDWGTAAGEAARMAFRLNGRKRILVSANVGPERFEIMKTYIWPLDMQVEKIPYDKRTGRSDLNAIRNRMTDDVSAMYIENPNFFGVFEDDSEEIASVAHEKKALLITGIDPISLGITKPPGEYGADIAVGEGQAMGMHVNFGGPYAGIFAVRGGQEIIRQIPGRMIGMTTTKDGSRRGFSQVLQTREQHIRRENATSNICTNQSLCALTACVYLALLGEEGAKNLSRRIIATSHYASKVLSEVSGADVPYFEGSFFRELAIKIKGKKISKKLLQNGIIGGLDLSRSFSELKDVYLYSFSELHSPADIQKLAEALKKAIS from the coding sequence ATGGTCAGGCATCTAAAACATTCTTACGCAGGTGATAAAAAAAGCTCTTTGCGCAATTCCCTTAAATCCCCATTTTTTACTGCAGTTGCAGAAATGAAGGCCAAACAACTCCTTCCCAATCTTGATGACGAGACTATTGCAAAGATGCTCTCTGTAATAGGGCTAAAGAGCATCGACGATCTGTTTTTAGATATACCAAGGGATTTGAAGCTAACTAGGGAGCTTAACATTCCTTCTGGCATGAGTGAAATGGAGATTGAGAGGCATATGCAAGAACTTTTGGCACGGAATTACGTTAAGCCAACTCTGAACTTCCTCGGTGCTGGAGCATACTACCATTATGTACCGGCTGTTGTTGAGCAGATCATCGGGAGATCTGAATTCTACACGGCTTACACTCCGTATCAACCCGAAATAAGCCAAGGAATGCTACAGTCGCTCTTCGAATACCAGAGCCTTATCTGCAATCTGACTCAGATGGACGCTGCTAACAGCTCGATGTACGACTGGGGCACAGCAGCAGGCGAAGCAGCAAGGATGGCTTTCAGGCTGAATGGAAGGAAGAGAATTCTAGTTTCTGCTAATGTTGGCCCTGAGAGATTCGAAATTATGAAAACTTACATATGGCCTCTTGATATGCAAGTAGAAAAAATTCCCTACGACAAAAGGACCGGAAGGTCTGATCTGAATGCGATTAGAAATAGGATGACAGACGATGTTTCAGCCATGTACATTGAAAACCCGAACTTCTTTGGCGTCTTCGAAGATGACAGCGAAGAGATCGCATCGGTAGCACATGAAAAGAAAGCACTGCTAATTACAGGTATAGATCCAATTTCTCTCGGAATAACGAAGCCTCCGGGCGAATATGGAGCTGACATCGCGGTCGGTGAAGGGCAAGCGATGGGGATGCATGTCAACTTTGGAGGGCCTTACGCAGGAATCTTTGCAGTAAGAGGAGGGCAGGAGATTATCAGGCAGATACCTGGAAGAATGATAGGCATGACAACTACCAAAGATGGTAGTAGGAGAGGTTTCTCGCAGGTCCTACAGACTAGAGAGCAACACATCAGGAGGGAAAATGCAACTTCGAACATCTGCACAAACCAGTCGCTCTGCGCCTTGACTGCATGCGTCTATCTTGCACTTCTAGGCGAAGAAGGAGCCAAGAACCTTTCAAGAAGGATCATAGCAACATCACACTATGCAAGCAAAGTCCTTTCAGAAGTTTCAGGCGCAGACGTTCCGTATTTTGAAGGTTCTTTCTTTAGAGAGTTAGCCATCAAAATCAAGGGTAAAAAGATTTCAAAAAAACTTCTGCAAAACGGGATAATTGGAGGACTAGATCTTAGCAGGTCCTTCTCAGAACTGAAGGATGTTTACCTTTATTCATTTTCTGAACTACACTCTCCCGCAGACATACAGAAACTTGCTGAGGCTCTGAAAAAGGCGATATCCTAA
- a CDS encoding acetolactate synthase large subunit — protein sequence MKKGAELFVECLETEFVEYVFGLPGEEILPLLDVLSSSKKIKFVLTRHEQSAAFMADIYGRLTGKPGVCLVTLGPGATNLVTGVADANLDRSPVVAITGQGNLEKTHKESHQYIDIVSTFKFITKWNSTVTRADYIPEIVWKAFRLAREEKKGATHIELPENVCEEDTSARPLLGEHIHSAMVADKTAVSSAAEIISKALSPIILAGNGVTRANASSELVEFARATNIPVVNTFMGKGVIPANDELSLGTIGLQARDYVMCGVERADLVISIGYDLVEYAPRFWNPNVDKKIIHIDSTHSETDTHFRTIIDLKGDIKETLKLLATVCKFRSDSSYTTKLKRYITSELEDHKDDNAYPLNPQKIVYDIRETLDEDDILISDVGMHKIWISRLYPAYRPNTVLVSNGLASMGVALPGAIAAKLVHPDKKIIAACGDGGFLMSLHELETAKRLGLALVLLVFNDSRYSQVEWKQLNKYGRSFNVEFTNPDFVKLAESFSVNGIRIEKAEDLQGILKEATKSSSISIIDVPVGTKENLFLSEKLGNTVCPV from the coding sequence TTGAAGAAAGGCGCAGAACTCTTTGTGGAATGCCTTGAAACAGAGTTTGTGGAGTATGTCTTCGGCCTCCCGGGGGAGGAGATACTCCCCTTACTCGATGTCCTCTCATCAAGCAAAAAAATTAAATTTGTTCTGACAAGGCATGAACAATCTGCAGCCTTCATGGCAGATATTTACGGTAGGCTGACAGGAAAGCCGGGAGTCTGTCTTGTCACGCTTGGCCCTGGCGCAACAAACCTTGTTACAGGAGTTGCAGACGCCAACCTTGACAGGTCACCAGTAGTAGCGATTACGGGCCAAGGTAACCTTGAGAAGACGCACAAAGAATCCCATCAATACATCGACATAGTTAGTACATTCAAATTCATTACAAAATGGAACAGCACAGTTACCAGAGCTGATTACATACCAGAGATCGTTTGGAAGGCGTTCAGGCTGGCTAGAGAGGAGAAGAAAGGTGCTACGCATATCGAACTCCCTGAAAATGTCTGCGAAGAAGATACCTCTGCAAGACCGTTACTTGGGGAGCACATTCATAGTGCAATGGTTGCTGACAAAACTGCAGTTAGCTCTGCTGCTGAAATCATAAGCAAGGCGCTCTCTCCGATAATCTTAGCGGGAAATGGCGTAACAAGGGCAAATGCGAGTAGTGAACTGGTAGAATTTGCTAGGGCTACAAACATACCTGTAGTCAACACTTTCATGGGCAAAGGAGTCATTCCAGCAAACGACGAATTATCACTAGGGACTATCGGGCTTCAGGCCAGAGACTACGTCATGTGCGGCGTCGAGAGAGCCGATCTGGTCATCAGCATTGGCTACGATCTTGTAGAGTATGCTCCTAGATTCTGGAATCCAAATGTGGACAAGAAGATAATTCATATTGATTCAACGCATTCTGAAACTGACACACACTTTCGAACCATCATAGATCTAAAAGGCGATATCAAGGAGACACTTAAGTTGCTAGCAACGGTTTGCAAATTCCGTAGCGATTCATCATATACAACCAAACTGAAAAGGTACATAACTAGCGAACTTGAAGATCATAAAGATGACAACGCCTACCCTCTTAACCCACAGAAAATAGTCTATGACATAAGAGAAACTTTGGACGAAGATGACATACTCATTTCAGATGTAGGCATGCATAAAATATGGATTTCACGGCTTTATCCTGCTTACCGACCAAATACGGTTCTTGTGTCAAATGGTTTGGCCTCTATGGGGGTTGCACTGCCCGGTGCGATAGCCGCCAAACTGGTTCATCCTGATAAGAAGATAATTGCGGCTTGTGGCGATGGAGGATTTCTTATGAGCCTGCACGAACTGGAAACGGCAAAGAGACTTGGCCTTGCGTTGGTACTACTTGTCTTCAATGATAGCAGGTACTCGCAAGTTGAGTGGAAACAGTTGAACAAATACGGAAGATCGTTCAATGTGGAATTTACAAACCCGGATTTTGTAAAACTGGCAGAAAGTTTTAGCGTAAATGGGATAAGAATAGAGAAGGCTGAGGATCTGCAAGGGATACTCAAGGAGGCTACAAAATCAAGTTCTATCTCGATCATAGACGTCCCCGTTGGCACAAAAGAGAACCTTTTCCTGAGTGAGAAGCTAGGAAATACTGTATGTCCTGTGTAA
- the gcvT gene encoding glycine cleavage system aminomethyltransferase GcvT, with product MKRTHLYVYHKEHANIVEFAGYEMPLWYSGISAEHLAVRNSCGIFDISHMGRLIVEGNGATEFLDYLVPSNVLGLHGGKGLYTVLCNESGGIIDDIIIYRLGDKFLVVVNAANLDKDLQWMSSKNNFNARITDITTKSSMLAVQGPDASTVLQKTLGIELSTMARFNIIEQNLQIGNLLIARTGYTGEDGFELVINSDRPEKALALWNKIISADSLPCGLGARDTLRLEAGLCLYGQDLNDKITPVGASLSWVVSKAKGKYVGKQVIDSQMKSKAMVSRVGIEMIGEGIPRKDHGIYRGSKIGEITSGTFSPLLKKGIAVGYVSSEHSSAGLEVEIDIRGRRVPAKVVKPPFYDQTLYGWKRIKKD from the coding sequence CTGAAGCGCACGCATCTTTACGTCTATCATAAAGAACATGCCAACATTGTCGAGTTTGCGGGTTACGAAATGCCCTTATGGTATTCTGGAATATCTGCAGAACATCTTGCGGTTAGGAACTCCTGTGGAATATTCGACATCTCACACATGGGCAGGTTGATAGTTGAAGGAAATGGCGCTACAGAGTTCCTCGATTATCTAGTTCCTTCAAACGTACTGGGCCTTCATGGTGGAAAGGGATTGTACACAGTTCTCTGCAACGAATCTGGAGGGATAATCGACGACATCATCATATACAGACTCGGGGACAAGTTTCTTGTCGTAGTCAACGCTGCAAATCTGGATAAAGACCTGCAATGGATGAGCTCCAAGAACAACTTTAACGCAAGAATTACCGATATCACTACAAAAAGCTCAATGCTAGCAGTCCAAGGTCCTGACGCATCAACAGTCTTGCAAAAGACTTTGGGAATCGAACTGTCAACTATGGCAAGGTTCAACATAATAGAGCAGAATCTGCAGATCGGGAATCTATTGATAGCAAGAACAGGATATACTGGAGAAGATGGCTTCGAACTGGTCATCAACTCTGATAGGCCAGAAAAAGCCCTAGCTTTGTGGAACAAAATAATCTCTGCAGATTCGCTTCCCTGCGGGCTTGGGGCTAGAGACACCCTACGCCTTGAGGCTGGTCTTTGCCTATACGGTCAGGATTTGAATGACAAGATAACTCCTGTTGGAGCTAGCCTCTCTTGGGTAGTTTCAAAGGCCAAGGGCAAATATGTTGGGAAACAAGTCATTGACAGCCAGATGAAAAGCAAGGCAATGGTTTCTAGGGTCGGGATAGAAATGATTGGGGAGGGGATACCTAGGAAGGATCATGGGATCTACAGAGGGAGCAAGATAGGTGAGATAACGTCAGGAACCTTTTCCCCTTTGTTGAAAAAAGGAATCGCGGTGGGCTATGTTTCAAGTGAACATTCAAGCGCAGGCCTAGAAGTTGAGATCGATATCAGAGGGCGACGAGTCCCTGCAAAGGTAGTGAAACCTCCGTTCTACGATCAAACCCTTTATGGATGGAAGCGAATCAAGAAGGATTAA
- a CDS encoding amino acid-binding ACT domain protein, with translation MIQFGISVDSRGRMFIGNLQVYDTALARAVKVDRRVVRNTVMQILGDADLREIFSKIKPVGTSLVEIAGLLGYTVLVVSADPYKPGVIAGVANVLADANIVIRQALADDPDMTQDPKLTLVVEGKVPASILAEIQEIESVRSITILK, from the coding sequence ATGATCCAGTTTGGCATTTCGGTTGATAGCAGGGGCAGAATGTTCATAGGTAATTTGCAGGTCTACGATACCGCTCTTGCAAGGGCTGTAAAGGTTGACAGGAGAGTTGTAAGAAATACCGTTATGCAGATACTTGGGGATGCTGACCTGCGAGAAATATTCAGCAAGATCAAGCCAGTCGGGACGAGTTTAGTGGAAATTGCAGGTCTGCTAGGCTACACAGTTCTAGTTGTTTCAGCGGATCCCTACAAGCCAGGAGTTATAGCTGGGGTCGCTAACGTTCTTGCCGATGCTAATATTGTCATTAGACAAGCACTTGCAGATGATCCAGATATGACACAAGACCCGAAACTTACTCTTGTAGTAGAAGGGAAGGTTCCTGCATCTATACTGGCAGAGATTCAGGAGATAGAATCTGTCAGAAGCATAACCATCCTAAAATGA
- a CDS encoding winged helix-turn-helix transcriptional regulator, with product MSRDRAYRQLIWYLFAGSRGGITRAKMVKLFKEGMYNANKIAEMLSLDYKTVQHHLKVLGENNIIRSDSDGYGAEYKLTDYFIANFSVFGEIWAKLEAGEKVFKPR from the coding sequence TTGTCTCGGGACAGAGCCTATAGGCAGCTGATATGGTATCTGTTTGCTGGTAGCAGAGGGGGCATAACAAGAGCGAAGATGGTGAAACTGTTCAAAGAGGGGATGTACAATGCCAACAAAATTGCAGAGATGTTATCATTAGACTACAAGACAGTTCAGCATCATCTGAAAGTTCTGGGGGAGAACAACATAATCAGGTCAGATTCAGATGGATACGGCGCTGAATACAAACTCACTGATTATTTTATTGCGAACTTCTCGGTCTTTGGAGAAATATGGGCCAAGTTGGAAGCCGGGGAGAAAGTCTTCAAGCCACGTTAA
- the sodN gene encoding superoxide dismutase, Ni: protein MSILYYVLKIADKIAPARKTYAHCDIPCGIYDPHLAQLSAHTVIRMVHLISDLPPVTPASTPAQLQEYHNKYTRYAQVKEQHAELCKHEIRILWGDYFKPEHAQKFPQLHDLVWKAMKAASKAKQEVNMQAAEDLLKAVEEIAEIFWKTKNVETVRTKSFYPTEREIVYPKVK, encoded by the coding sequence ATGTCTATACTCTATTATGTACTCAAAATTGCTGATAAGATAGCACCAGCGAGGAAAACCTATGCGCATTGCGATATCCCATGCGGGATATACGACCCGCATCTAGCTCAGCTCTCAGCCCATACAGTAATCAGGATGGTTCACCTCATTAGTGATCTGCCGCCTGTAACACCCGCCTCTACTCCGGCACAACTTCAAGAATACCACAATAAATATACAAGATATGCTCAGGTAAAGGAGCAGCATGCAGAGCTCTGCAAGCACGAGATAAGGATTCTCTGGGGCGACTATTTCAAGCCTGAACACGCCCAGAAGTTTCCCCAATTACATGACCTCGTATGGAAGGCGATGAAAGCTGCATCGAAGGCTAAGCAAGAAGTCAATATGCAAGCAGCGGAAGACCTCCTGAAGGCCGTAGAAGAGATTGCAGAGATATTCTGGAAGACAAAGAATGTAGAAACCGTAAGGACTAAGTCGTTCTACCCGACTGAGAGAGAGATAGTTTATCCGAAGGTCAAGTAG
- the gcvH gene encoding glycine cleavage system protein GcvH: protein MSSGQALKYEVRDDLLYTKEHEWAKILNETRVLVGITDYAAKLLHEVVYVSLAIVNSEVNHMQSLGTVESVKAVSDIFSPISGKVVKINEKLATHPELVNNSPYDVGWLVEIDAKNLLAEKGKLMSAKEYSSFIEKL, encoded by the coding sequence ATGAGCAGCGGTCAGGCCTTGAAGTACGAAGTTCGCGACGATTTACTATACACGAAGGAGCACGAATGGGCAAAGATATTGAATGAAACCAGGGTTCTGGTTGGAATTACTGATTATGCTGCCAAGTTACTTCACGAAGTAGTGTACGTTAGCCTTGCTATAGTCAATTCGGAGGTTAATCATATGCAGAGCTTGGGAACAGTCGAATCGGTTAAGGCAGTTTCTGATATCTTCTCCCCTATCTCTGGCAAAGTAGTAAAGATAAATGAAAAGCTCGCGACCCATCCAGAACTTGTCAATAATTCGCCTTACGATGTAGGATGGTTGGTCGAAATCGACGCAAAGAATTTGTTGGCTGAAAAAGGGAAGCTCATGAGCGCAAAGGAATATTCTTCTTTCATAGAGAAGCTATGA
- a CDS encoding carbohydrate kinase family protein: MSQILELQERLSKLSVSVLPDFFADRILYVPSLQKLFEDAKMKASYGGGSLRGYKQKEIKGGNATNLAFALSSLSVKTNLFIVGDDIAKGFTASKPKHCNVHVIDGASGYTIAIEFPYKGKDVNVMVSDVGDVAEFSGDKLSTADIKTISESSCTALVNWSSNKRGNQLAELIFSLPKRENRLNFLDPADLTGTEDRIDALIKRIVKRGLLDVLSMNENEARILSARLSSKLPSNYGVGDVKRVARSLHDVMDIAVDIHTPQGCVSAIEEETFWAESFGNIEGIVTGAGDIWDSGDIVGYLLRLETQRRLQLANACAYLYLSSKNAKSPSLDLVVKFLEKRKISLF, translated from the coding sequence ATGAGCCAGATCTTGGAACTGCAGGAAAGACTCAGTAAGTTATCAGTGTCCGTTCTTCCAGACTTTTTTGCTGATCGAATCCTGTACGTGCCTTCATTGCAAAAATTATTCGAGGATGCTAAGATGAAGGCGTCTTATGGAGGAGGAAGCTTGAGAGGGTATAAACAGAAGGAAATCAAGGGGGGCAACGCTACGAACCTTGCATTTGCACTTTCATCACTTTCTGTCAAGACAAATCTGTTCATAGTTGGTGACGACATAGCTAAAGGGTTTACAGCGTCAAAACCTAAACACTGCAACGTCCACGTGATCGACGGCGCATCTGGTTATACAATAGCGATAGAGTTCCCATACAAGGGTAAGGACGTGAATGTCATGGTAAGTGATGTTGGGGATGTGGCAGAATTTTCTGGGGATAAATTAAGCACGGCAGATATCAAAACGATTTCTGAATCGTCTTGTACTGCGCTAGTGAACTGGTCGTCTAATAAAAGAGGAAATCAACTGGCTGAACTGATTTTTTCGCTCCCCAAAAGGGAGAATAGGCTGAACTTTCTTGACCCTGCTGATCTTACGGGCACCGAAGACAGGATTGATGCCTTGATCAAGAGGATAGTCAAAAGGGGCTTACTTGATGTTTTGAGCATGAACGAAAATGAAGCGAGGATTCTGTCAGCTCGCCTCTCGTCAAAGCTTCCGAGCAACTATGGTGTTGGTGATGTTAAGCGGGTTGCAAGGTCTTTGCATGACGTTATGGATATAGCCGTTGATATCCATACGCCACAGGGATGTGTATCAGCAATTGAAGAAGAAACATTCTGGGCAGAATCCTTTGGCAATATTGAAGGCATTGTAACAGGAGCTGGGGATATCTGGGATTCAGGAGATATAGTTGGGTACCTTCTGAGATTAGAAACTCAAAGGCGGTTGCAGTTAGCGAATGCCTGCGCCTATTTGTACCTTAGCAGCAAGAACGCTAAATCCCCGAGTCTTGATTTAGTTGTAAAGTTTCTTGAGA
- a CDS encoding glycine dehydrogenase subunit 2, protein MVYHQAVWDEPLLVELSSKGKLGITLPSYRQIDDSNADSLVPEKLLRKSVRLPSLSQPEVVRHFTKLSQMNFGVDLGPYFLGSCTMKHNPKVSERIASNPNFSELHPYQDEDSIQGILKIFYELAEMLAEITGTDRVSLAPAAGAHGEFVGALITRKRLQELGQLKERNEMLIPDSAHGTNPATASMANFRVVRITSDDEGLVDIEALKKAASKRTAGIMLTVPNTHGLFEKNIREICSIVKEVGGLTYYDGANLNAILGKSRPGDMGFDIVHLNLHKTFATPHGGGGPGAGPVGVKEHLADYLPVPMITKDTKYSFDYDRPKSIGRIKNFYGNSGILLRAYVYIRMFGKDGLPKIAEQAVLAANYLLARIKGDDYSPSHKTKIPVKHEFVVSVKNIAATTGIRAMDIAKAILDEGMHAPTTYFPLTVEEDLMIEPTDSEPLSSLDRYAEALKKIAEAARKDVSQVLSAPRNTAVGRLDEVKANHPLTLTLNWNKLVK, encoded by the coding sequence ATGGTGTACCACCAAGCCGTTTGGGACGAGCCTCTACTTGTGGAGCTAAGTTCGAAGGGAAAACTTGGCATCACTCTTCCATCGTATAGGCAGATTGACGATTCCAATGCTGATTCCCTTGTTCCCGAGAAACTCTTGAGGAAGAGCGTAAGACTTCCATCACTTTCCCAGCCAGAGGTCGTCAGGCATTTTACGAAACTCTCGCAGATGAACTTCGGCGTCGATCTCGGGCCCTACTTTTTGGGAAGCTGCACAATGAAGCATAATCCAAAGGTCTCTGAGCGTATTGCATCAAATCCAAACTTCTCCGAGTTGCATCCATATCAGGACGAAGACTCTATACAGGGAATCCTGAAGATTTTCTATGAATTGGCGGAAATGTTGGCGGAGATTACAGGCACTGACAGAGTTTCACTTGCACCTGCAGCTGGAGCACATGGAGAATTTGTTGGTGCTTTGATAACCAGAAAAAGGTTGCAGGAATTGGGGCAATTAAAAGAAAGGAACGAGATGCTCATACCTGACTCTGCCCATGGAACAAACCCTGCAACAGCTTCCATGGCAAACTTTAGAGTTGTGAGAATCACATCCGACGACGAAGGACTAGTGGACATTGAGGCCCTGAAAAAAGCGGCATCGAAAAGGACTGCGGGGATTATGCTGACTGTTCCAAATACGCACGGTTTGTTTGAGAAAAACATCAGGGAAATCTGTTCCATCGTAAAGGAGGTTGGAGGGTTAACGTATTATGATGGAGCTAACCTAAATGCAATACTCGGCAAATCTAGACCTGGGGATATGGGTTTTGATATTGTACATCTAAACCTGCACAAAACATTCGCCACCCCACATGGAGGGGGAGGGCCTGGAGCAGGGCCTGTAGGCGTCAAGGAGCATCTTGCAGACTACCTCCCCGTCCCAATGATAACAAAAGACACGAAATATTCCTTCGACTACGATAGGCCGAAGAGCATAGGGAGAATCAAGAACTTCTATGGCAATTCAGGCATCCTGCTAAGGGCATACGTTTACATTAGGATGTTCGGAAAGGACGGCCTTCCTAAAATTGCTGAACAGGCTGTGCTAGCGGCTAACTATCTCTTGGCTAGGATTAAAGGAGATGATTATTCTCCTTCGCACAAGACAAAGATACCGGTAAAACATGAATTCGTAGTAAGCGTGAAGAACATCGCAGCAACTACAGGCATAAGGGCCATGGACATTGCAAAAGCAATTCTCGATGAAGGTATGCATGCACCTACAACGTACTTCCCCTTAACCGTTGAAGAAGACCTGATGATAGAGCCGACAGATTCAGAACCGTTGTCATCCTTAGATCGCTATGCTGAAGCTCTGAAGAAGATTGCGGAGGCAGCAAGAAAGGACGTTTCACAGGTACTTTCAGCGCCGAGAAACACTGCTGTTGGAAGGCTTGATGAAGTCAAAGCAAATCATCCTCTTACATTAACATTAAATTGGAATAAGTTAGTGAAATAG
- the nadX gene encoding aspartate dehydrogenase — protein sequence MIRLGIIGCGAIGTSIATAVDRGEVKNCELAAVFDVDVKQINKFLSKLSSKPKIASAFEDFLKIDSDLIAECASQKALKQYAEKILKSGRDMLVMSEGAFLDDDFNKRVLKVVSETGRKIHLPSGAIGGLDVMKAAARSGLKNVRLVTRKPPDSLGGKDGRIRTVFEGSAEEAVKLLPANINIAATLSLAGIGGKKTKVKVISDPRIKLIIHRLEVSGGFGRMALALYNVPHPDNPKTSALAVYSAIVTLQQLCSPDVRIGT from the coding sequence ATGATAAGGCTTGGCATAATAGGTTGCGGGGCCATAGGGACATCTATAGCAACTGCGGTTGACAGAGGAGAAGTAAAGAACTGCGAGCTCGCTGCAGTATTTGACGTAGATGTAAAACAGATAAACAAGTTTCTATCTAAATTATCCTCAAAACCCAAGATTGCATCTGCGTTTGAAGATTTTCTAAAGATAGACTCTGATTTGATCGCGGAATGCGCATCACAAAAAGCGCTTAAGCAGTACGCTGAGAAGATACTAAAATCTGGGAGGGATATGCTTGTCATGAGTGAGGGTGCGTTTTTGGACGATGATTTTAACAAGAGGGTATTGAAGGTAGTTTCTGAAACTGGAAGGAAGATTCACTTGCCTTCTGGTGCTATTGGAGGCTTAGACGTTATGAAGGCTGCGGCACGTTCAGGACTCAAAAACGTCAGACTTGTTACAAGAAAGCCACCGGACTCTCTTGGGGGGAAAGACGGGCGCATTAGGACAGTCTTTGAAGGATCTGCTGAGGAAGCGGTAAAACTGCTCCCGGCAAACATAAACATTGCAGCAACACTCTCTTTAGCAGGTATAGGCGGCAAGAAGACGAAGGTCAAGGTCATTTCTGACCCGAGGATAAAGCTCATCATTCACAGGCTTGAGGTTAGTGGAGGGTTCGGCAGAATGGCACTTGCACTTTACAATGTCCCTCACCCGGATAATCCAAAAACAAGTGCGTTGGCAGTGTACTCTGCAATTGTAACACTTCAGCAGCTCTGCTCACCCGACGTCAGAATAGGAACATAA
- the lepB gene encoding signal peptidase I — MEPTLKAGDYVIVNKLSYLFKKPSRGDIIVFKHPNNGRFLIKRIAEVKDSEFLVLGDNKEFSTDSRHFGAIDRNLVVGKVWLQVKQ, encoded by the coding sequence ATGGAACCGACTCTGAAGGCGGGGGATTACGTTATAGTAAACAAGTTATCGTACCTCTTCAAAAAGCCCTCCAGAGGCGACATCATAGTCTTTAAGCATCCAAACAATGGAAGATTTCTAATAAAAAGAATAGCAGAAGTCAAAGATTCAGAATTCTTAGTACTTGGAGACAACAAGGAATTCAGCACAGACAGCAGGCACTTTGGAGCAATTGACAGAAATCTAGTGGTGGGAAAGGTCTGGCTTCAGGTAAAGCAGTGA